ATTAGTAGCCCCAGAGTCTAAGATCCAGTCATGAGATATTAATGGATTGTTTTTATCTGAGGAATGGGCACTAATGGTACTAGAGCTACATAAAGCAGTAGAATGTGACATACCAGAAAGCTGAGCAGCAGTGGAACTAGAAGACCAAGACTGAGACTGCTTGATACTCTCTTGAATCATTTTTGCCAATTGTTGACACTGCATATCAGTAAAACCAGTAGTAGAAGCCTCATTTGACAAGGTATGTGAAGCTGGAACATCATTGGTGTTTGAAGCAGGAGAGACCCTCACATTTGTTGTAACATGTCTGAGACTAGAAGAATTCAATTTCCttggtttaggcttaggctttcCATATAAACGGTGCCACTCAGGATAACCATGAAGACAAAAGCACTTGTCTCTGTTATGTCCTGAATTGTGACAGTAATCACACTCAAGAGATCCATTAGTAGTGGATTTTCTAGCAACAGAAGGAGGAACACCAGTCTTTGGCTTAAACTCTGAATTGTACTTGACATTCATCGCCATAGTCTCAGTTATAGGTGTATAAGTCCCAGCAGCGAATTCTCGTTGTGATTCTTCTTGTAGCAATAGTGAGAAGGCTTGATTGAGAGATGGAACAGGATGCATAAGTAAAAGTTGACCTCGTATGGCAGTAAATTGATCTCCCAGCCCCATCAAGAACTGACTCAGTTTTATCATTTCTTCATATTGCTCCAATTTATGCCTATTGTTACAATTACATGTATTCGCAGTACAAACACACTTAGGTATAGAAGCAAGATTATCAATCTCAGCCACAAGAGTCTTGAACTTAGTAAAGTAAGAGGTGATAGACATATTCCCCTGAGTAATTGATGCTAACTCTTTGCGTAATTGAAAGATGCGGGGCATATTAGTCTGAGCAAAGCGAGTAGCAAGATCATCCCAAATTTGTTTCGCCGTAGCAAGATAAGCAACGCTATTGCGAATTTCAGTAGAGATAGAATTTAATAACCATGACACAACCATATCATTACATCGGTTCCATAGTGCAATTTGTGTTGCATCAGTAGGTTTAAGAACAGATCCATCAATCAGACCTAATTTTAGTTTAGCAGATAGCGCAATAGAGATAGACCTACTCCATTGGTGATAGTTGTGCTCAGTCAGAACTTGATTAACAAGAGGAGTACCTGGATTGTCCGAGCTTTGAAGAAAATAGGGATGATTAGCATCAATTATAGTAGAGGTAGATGAAGAAGTGGTGTTGGAACCAGTACCAACACCAACAGTTGCCGCCGCATATGAATACATCATTAGAGATGAACTGGTGAAGAAAAATGATGAATCGATACTGTGATTGTAATGTATTTGATGTATTTGATGAATTGACACAATATATTTGATGAACTGATACAGAAATGTATGTAATCAACGAGATACGCACATACTAGCAAACGTAAAATCGAAGATGAGATGCGGAAGATGGAGCTAAcacagctctgataccatgtcaaactgcatattcatgatacatttgagagaaagagagagagataaacTTGTATTAATAAACTGTCATACAAACTTAGTCCTCATCTGTTACATTATATAGCCTTACTGCTGGAAGAATATACTGAATTCATATAACTAACTTTGACCGCTGTACTACTAGCACTGGTGGTAACAGGTTGAGACCCGAAACACACACACATTTCATTTGCCTATAGAAGAGTGCACAATTACACTACAGGACGTGAGTATTCTTCTTGGTTTACGTGTtgatagaaatataatgattggTTTAACAGAGTTTAAAGGTGGTTGGCCTAGGATCATCCAAGATATGTTTGGAGAAGCACCTAAAGAAGATAGTAACGATTTAGTTGGTAGCTGGTTAAAGTTATCTTGGTTGAGCAAAAAGTTTGCTGCTCTTGCTCTTGCAGATGATGCAATGCAAATGTCATTCGGCATACATATACATTTATGTCGGTGGTGTATTGTTTACTAATCATCAGGGCTCACAAGTATATAGTATGTTTATTCCGGTGATTCATAATTTGGAACGTAGCTTATCTGGGGCTCACAAGCATTTCTATACAGTTAGTTATGTAATACATGTAAGATAGGCATAGAAGAGATTGCGGGTTGTGTTTTGTTATTGCAAATTGTGGGCATGGACGAGGCTACCTACCTTGGCTTCGATTCCTCGTGGTCCATGCTCGGATAATGACACGTGGGCTGATGTTAGTTCTTCCACTATCATGATACCCCGGTGGAGTTTGCTCAACTCATAACAATTTCATAATTCCAAATgcattttatttaaaatatttcgATGCTAATATTTTTAAATTGAAGGGTGCACCATAATTTAACCAATTTCAACTTTTTAGGGTTCAATAATTCCCTTTTGATT
This sequence is a window from Apium graveolens cultivar Ventura chromosome 9, ASM990537v1, whole genome shotgun sequence. Protein-coding genes within it:
- the LOC141685488 gene encoding uncharacterized protein LOC141685488; its protein translation is MYSYAAATVGVGTGSNTTSSSTSTIIDANHPYFLQSSDNPGTPLVNQVLTEHNYHQWSRSISIALSAKLKLGLIDGSVLKPTDATQIALWNRCNDMVVSWLLNSISTEIRNSVAYLATAKQIWDDLATRFAQTNMPRIFQLRKDVFVLRIHVIVTIGINWSNMKK
- the LOC141682828 gene encoding uncharacterized protein LOC141682828 translates to MGLGDQFTAIRGQLLLMHPVPSLNQAFSLLLQEESQREFAAGTYTPITETMAMNVKYNSEFKPKTGVPPSVARKSTTNGSLECDYCHNSGHNRDKCFCLHGYPEWHRLYGKPKPKPRKLNSSSLRHVTTNVRVSPASNTNDVPASHTLSNEASTTGFTDMQCQQLAKMIQESIKQSQSWSSSSTAAQLSGPYLEEGERDW